AACGACGCCGTCCTGATATCAGCAGAAACCGCCATAcgagcacagtgcagagtggcagcGATCATCTAACACAGTGGCGCCTGTATAGGGGAGAATAGTTAGGACAATTCCAAATaggtaaaaattaatataaaattattaaaccatcatcattaagaatataagaatatttttttcaaatatagtaaaattaatgatctctttgtttttacttgtgtttggcAGTAAAAGTTTAATATCCCCAATGACCCAAAAGGAAACATGCATATTGACTGACCACCCCCgtatctgcatgaaatggtttggtcctgccTTAGCACACTGAAGGTGACGGTGCCTAGTAGCAGTCAGCAGCTGCGCTAGGACGCTATGGTCATCATCATGCTAGCTAGGTTAGCACTAAAAGAAAATCCGGTTTTcacaaaaggaaagagagaaaggagagagaggagaggcaaaagaaagggtgtcaatatgtgagccagtttttctccaagaaaggTGGGTAGCCTATTGTCTGTGAGTGGTAGAGATTAGCTTAATGTCCATAGTGaaataagctaacgttagctacagaCTAGTGTTAGCCTACACTTCACTCCTTTTTAATctacatttaatcagtgcagCTAAATGTTTAGCAAGCTGTTCATATTAAACCAGTTGTCCCCGCCCCTTTTACCAGACTCAACCACAGAtgagtcagaagcagcagccctgtctGCCCATAACTTTACCCCTCCCTGCCCCAATGAAGAAGGTGAGCAACACATGCCAGTTAGCATCACTGCAGGGAGTCTGTgggactctctctctctcttttttaccattacaaaaaagaaaacgaaatattttttaatgacagaaattcaaacaaattatttttccacatcatgattattatgaaacaaaaccagcctCCAACTGTCGGTACTGGATGCTGGACAGCTGGAAACATTAAGTAGCCTAACTCAGCCTGTATTAAAGGTACaggcaatattaaaataatccaggtagatgctttcatttagattgaattattattcattattccCTCATGAAGGGCAATTTATTTGAGCAgcttgcacgcacacacacacacacacagacacacacacacacacagaaacttcattctctgctcaggacgacATCAGGGGCCGAACACATGCTTCAAGTGCCTGGAAAACATGAAGTCGGGCGCTGGGTGCTCCTCTTGTACCTGCTTTCAAGGGTGtggtggcaggttgcgtctggggttgctaagcaaccataaccagcactgtatcataACCTACAtaccagaaatcctgagtgcagagctgatcttctagATGCCGTACTGTAAGTGTGTATTGGTCAAAAGTatcgtccatgggacagatgtaacactctgacagctctgcactaacatCAGACTGGAGGTGACTGTGGCTCGGAGGTAAAGCGTGAAAACTCACTTGTTCAGCACTTCTGATTAATTGTTGTTTAATGTGATCTGTGTATCTGAACCTCCTCAGACTCAAATCCCATAATAATCATCTCTTCAGTAAAGCCAACAGAAGCCTCGAACACGCCATATTTAATAAACATGTGATTTTATAATTCATATTGTGTTGTTTCACTGCAGTAATATGTTGATGTAGATCTGAGTAAAGAGGAAACGTGAAGGTTCACTTCCTGTCGGAGAGCATCAGCAGGTGAGACTGACGAAAAACACgtcaacaagacaaaacaaaaaaataaataaaaataaatataaaaacgtTTGTAAACATCAACACTGACGTAGGAAGCTGATTGGTCGGTCAGTCGTCTGTTCAGAGGCAGGAGGCGTGTCTCTGCAGCAGCGCAGGGTCTACCACACTGTTCTGCAGGGGCAGGTCCACTGAGAAGTCAGTGGGCGGAGCCTGCAGCCGCTGACGGGGGGGTCGGCCCCCCCTCTGAGGAATGGGCAGCTCTGAGTGGtgagcaggaagaggagaggagaagaagtaCGGATGGAGGAGAgcctgcagagaggaggagagggtcgccaatcaatcagtcaatcaatcaatcaatcaatcaatcaatcaaccaactAATTATTAATTCAATCAACCAACCAATAAATTAAACATAATAACAGACcgcctgcagcagcagagatcAGTTGGGTCCAGAAACAGTTCAACTGATATAAATTTTATATCTCTGGACTTTACTGGCGATCAAAGCACTGAAACAGTAAAGAGAGGACCTCAGGTCGAACCCTGAGGAACTCCACCTTCAgagtccacttcctgtttcctacCTGCCTGGCGGAGCAGCGCTGTTTGGACGGATAAACCAGGAACTTGTAGAGCAGGTCGACGGCCTGAGGAGACGTGTCAGGGACGATCTCCTCCAATGGGATGGCTGGATTCTCCTTAAAGGTGATTTTATTGTAATCTGGCAGCTCAACGATCTCCTGGAGAGACGGAGAGCATCAAcacaatgatgtcatcacactgatgtcatcacagatCTACTTATATTACTTCTATACATAATGTTTGTAACATCAGAGGTTCTGCATCCTTTTAACAGTGGACGAtgtcagcagccaatcagagaacAGAACTGAGCCtgccttctgttttcattttggagacacaaatattattttaaccTCTGCGTGTTGCTGCTCTGACTAATGGCTCCACTATAGTTTctatttttataattttcttAACTATTTTATGTTCTTTtaatcttttgttattttatattttaatctgttcttattatttgattttgtttctgACTGTATctgcttttatcttttattttctctcactATGTTCATAAGTAATTAGGAGAAATTCTTCTATGTGAAAACcggctgattctgattctgacttTGTGCTGCTGAAACACTTGAGTTCCTCCTCTGAAGATCAATAAATGATGATCTCATCTCATTGATCAGTGATCAGCTGATATTGGTAGATGTGTCTAACTCCAGTTTAAATGTTAGAAAAGTCAGATTTTGCTGctttatgttgaaatattaaTGTCAGTTAAGACACACGTATGGATTTATGAAtgacacgtgtgtgtgtgtgtgtgtgtgtgtgtgtcgtacAGGCCAGCTGTCCTGTGTTGGAGTTCCCAGCACTCTGAGGACGCAGCAGAGCTGTTCAATGTCGTTTTCTCCAGGAAACAGAGGAGACGAGTTCAACAGCTCCCCGAAAATACAGCCCACcgccctgaaacacacacacacacacacacacagatcagggCTTTTATTCTAAAGAGCTACAGGAAGAGAAACATATCAAGTAGACTCAGTGATAACATGTCATCAGCGCCCCCTGCTGCTCAGCTCTGAACACTGCACTGCATTATTTGGTCACTGTCAATGTGTTGGAGTTATTTAAGTAACTGtatataatgttttattttttatatgtcctgtgtgtgtgtgtgtgtgtgtgtgtgtgtgtgtgtgtgtgtgtgtgagagcgacCGATTATATTTcattgtgctttgttgtaaaaTGAATGCttgtttcctccaggtgctctgacatgttctccctgtgtcagcgtgggtttcctccaggtgctccagcttcctcccacagtccaaagacatgcaggttaactggtgactctaaattgtccataggtgtgaatgtgagtgtgaatggttgtctgtctctatgtgtcagtcctgtgatagtctggtgacctgtccagggtgaactccGCCTCTCGCCcggtgtcagctgggataggctccgcCCCCcacaaccctcaagaggataagcggttacggaaatgaatgaatgaaccttgtagctaaaaatgtttttccatcaGCAGACGTTACAGCGTCGTCATGATgaatagaataaaaacaaaattgatcAAAACTAATAATAACTAATCTTCAGTATTAATCTCACCACAGGTCGACTCCCTCGTCGTACTTTCTGGCCCCGTACAGCAGCTCAGGAGCTCTGTaccacctgaaaacacacacacacacacatacacacacacacacacacacacacacacacacacacacgatcatAATGAAGTTCATTATTTGTATGAGGTTTACAATGTGAGAAtaataatgtcatttttttgcagacttgtctctccctctgacaCAGGCTCCTTTAACACTtcctgttcaaggcgggaatatcACGCCACTACGTGACAAAATGTCTGTATGGGACAGCTGACAGGACGGGATCATGTGTTATGTGTACGACACACCGCAGGagttttaaaaagcagctgttagcagttagcagctaactcaaagaggaagaacagctgctgttagcagttagctagactcacaagtcagtctttagacgctttgcttaactaaagactgatgtctttctccctgattttgtgtttagatgggcggatacaatttcagagtttaaaaaaactccctacgttgcagaaccaatagtaaatccacagggcggtccttcggtggctcgctgaactcttgtgctcgtaaacatagtccgactagaaacacatgtagcggtacaaaatggctcaagtcgctgtaagtccttcatttccacaatcttgtggactgagcacacgtttgataaaacggagttaaatctctcggcatccattttcaaggtctctgtgtgtttgtttccttgcggacgagaaaagggggagcgcacatttccgggagggcgtgtccttttcaaaaatgcaagaggcgttgttttgttgccggccgttttcgctggtgtgttaaacacactttagaaaggagtgttcccagactatcagaaggcggagatctctgattgtctggtggcgaaactagcagttagcagctaactcaaagaagaagaactgcagctgttagcagttagcggctaactcaaacaataaggtccaggagctccttaccctctgagcagaggatgagatcagctgccatataacagggacgctaaatgattgttattgacatgtgatgccattgttactgtttatacatatgacatataacatatgttgacacgtatgttatatgtcacactagaggctgacgctgttgtgttacatgccacgcctcttttgattctgtgatgtcatcatgctgtCTGACACCACACACTGGAGCCGCATGATGgcgctgtcgtttggttctgtgtaaaaaccTGTAAGAcagtctctctgtcacacagtcCGGTCTGTTCACATTAACGaagcattttcttattttcttgataaataaagttttatggtCTTTTCTGATTTTAAGGTTGAATGAGTGACTTGTTTTACACTCATAGTGCGCATCCTTTGTGTGGGATGAATTTATAGTGTGTGAGTTTTGTCAGAATATACACCCTACAAAACTAAAACCAAAAAATAATACTTGCAcacaaaggtgtgtgtgtgtgtgtgtgtgtgtgtgtgtgtgtgtgttacctggtgGCCACCTGGTGGCTGTACAGTCTCTCTCCCTGCTCACTGAACAGTCTGGCCAAACCAAAGTCTGCGATCTTAAGGTGACCTGAAGAGCTGATGAGGAGGTTCGCTGGCTTCAggtcctacacacacacacacgcacacacacacacacacgcgcacacgcacacgcacacacacacacacacacacacacacacacacacacatcacggGTTTTATTCTGAAGGGCTACAGGAACAGAAACTCAAGCGCCTAAAACAGAACCTCAGGAAGTGcaccgggctttgaagccaatttttgtagtggccaaacagtggtgcTGATATTTCTGGGGTCTGCTGCATGATGCAGCGCAAGAAAGACTTTTTCACATTGTGaaagaaatgtctttaaatCAGTAGATGATCTTAGTGAGTGCCCTCACTCCCAGGAAGTGACTCGTTCCAtgatcaggatttgatccatttggtccaataacatttggaaagtttggaagagctgcaagattaatttattttatgccaaATTAAGTTGGTGAAGTGCTAAACTGGAGGTTGGCTGCTCGTGGTGTTTTCCACtgtaatgatgtcatcatgttttatatatgtttttaaccTTCCTGATTGTTTTCACTCTGTAACTTTGTTATTAAGCTGCtgtgtgaataaataaataaagtgatgaCCTCACCCGGTGCATGATGTTGTTGTGATGCAGGAAGGCCACGCCCTTTAGCAGCATCATCATGTAACCTTTGACCTGAGCCGGGGTCAAAGGTCGCTGAGAGTTCCTGATGACCTCAGAGAGGTCGGAGAGCATGAAGTCAAAGACCAGGACGAAGCCCGTCCCGTGAGGGAAGACATCCTTCAGCTTCACCAcctgaggaagaagaggaggaggagagtgaggctgacctctgacctctcaccCTAAGAAGATGTTGTCTGAGACTCACATGTTGGTTGTCCTCGATCTCCTGCAGGGCCTTGATCTCCCTCAGAGCCTGGTTGGGGATGCCGTCCTCCAGACGCCTCAGAGCCACTTTCTTCAGAGCCACCGTCTCTCCTGTCTGACAGGAATGTAATGAAGGTTAAACAGTCTGTTAAGTCTACGTTAGTCCTCGTGTTTGTACCTGATGCTGATTCTTTTGTTTGACACAAAAGACCTGAGACACTCCACTACATCCTGTGCTGCACTGTACACAGGAGGAGGACTACACAGTCTCTCTTATTTATAAAGTGTTATATATCTGACAAAATTAAgctgaaaccagaaaatattttaCTTGAAAA
This genomic stretch from Epinephelus moara isolate mb chromosome 16, YSFRI_EMoa_1.0, whole genome shotgun sequence harbors:
- the cdk20 gene encoding cyclin-dependent kinase 20 isoform X1 is translated as MEQYSILGRIGEGAHGIVFKAKHIETGETVALKKVALRRLEDGIPNQALREIKALQEIEDNQHVVKLKDVFPHGTGFVLVFDFMLSDLSEVIRNSQRPLTPAQVKGYMMMLLKGVAFLHHNNIMHRDLKPANLLISSSGHLKIADFGLARLFSEQGERLYSHQVATRWYRAPELLYGARKYDEGVDLWAVGCIFGELLNSSPLFPGENDIEQLCCVLRVLGTPTQDSWPEIVELPDYNKITFKENPAIPLEEIVPDTSPQAVDLLYKFLVYPSKQRCSARQALLHPYFFSSPLPAHHSELPIPQRGGRPPRQRLQAPPTDFSVDLPLQNSVVDPALLQRHASCL
- the cdk20 gene encoding cyclin-dependent kinase 20 isoform X2; this encodes MEQYSILGRIGEGAHGIVFKAKHIETGETVALKKVALRRLEDGIPNQALREIKALQEIEDNQHVVKLKDVFPHGTGFVLVFDFMLSDLSEVIRNSQRPLTPAQVKGYMMMLLKGVAFLHHNNIMHRDLKPANLLISSSGHLKIADFGLARLFSEQGERLYSHQVATRWYRAPELLYGARKYDEGVDLWRSLSCQITIKSPLRRIQPSHWRRSSLTRLLRPSTCSTSSWFIRPNSAAPPGRLSSIRTSSPLLFLLTTQSCPFLRGGADPPVSGCRLRPLTSQWTCPCRTVW